The genomic DNA AAATCTGTGAATAGGATGGCTGGGTCATCGATTATCATAGCAGTTTATGGATATGAGGCAACATCATCCAACGATACCTTATTCGAGACAGTTAGTTGCGCTGTGGATGGATTTTCCCGATCTATAATAGCTTCCAGTACGTTATCTTATATAGCGACCGACTCTGTAAGGCTACAACAGCTGACATTGTGAAACTTATATCTATGTAGACTTCTACGTCAACCTTATTCCCTGGATGCAGTACATTCCCGCATGGTTTCCCGGTGCACAGTGGAAGCGTAAAGCACTTGTTTGGCGCTGGCAGACCGAGCAGATGCTTCATGTGCCTTACAACTGGACGAGGGAAAAAATGGTACGCCAAGTACTTCACAAAGACTCCCAGTGATGCTTATAACTTTTGATGGGATAAGGGTACCGGAAGTGCTCCCCCTTCAATGCTGAGACATATTTTATCAAAGTACGTCAAAGAACCATCTAAAGAGGAGAAGGAGACTGTGCTCTGGGCAGCAGGCAGTTTATTCGCAGGTAAGCTCAAATCATGGTGTTTAAATTTGGACTCCGTTCTTGGGTTAATTGTTCAAATGAAGCTGGCACCGATACTGTAAGTCTTTTGGAACAGGCCTCACCCTTGATATGCGATCTAACGGGTTCATAGACTGTTTCAAGCACTTTAATCTTGATTGTAGCCATGGCAATGTACCCCGAGGTGCAGACTAAGGCACAAGCCGAAGTAGACAGTATTTTGTGTGGTAACCGATTCCCAGAGATAGAGGACCAACAGTCTATGCCATATGTCGAGGCAGTCATTAAAGAGGCACTTCGTTGGAGATCGGTTCTCCCACTAGGTATGCGAAGCGATGTAGCTGTTCAGTTCATCGTGTTGAGACCCACTAATTAACTTGTCGACAGGGGTGCCTCATGCCGCCATTGAGGACGATGTTTATAAAGGATACCGAATCCCCAAGGGAGCAGCCATGTGAGCTCCTTATCGATGTATTAATAGTGATCCGACTGACACAAACCCGTGACTGCCCCAGTATAGCAAATCAACGGTAGGTTTTTTGGTTGATACTCAGATACTAGTCCAAAGTCTTGGAGAACTCAATTAATGTAATCTCCAGAGCAATGAGTTTTGACGAGAGGGTGTATCCAACCCTGAATGTTTCGATCCAAGCCGGTTCTTGGACCCCTCAACCCCTGAAGCTCCGGCATTTGGTTTCGGCCGTCGGTGAGTTCCACGCCATCGTTGGCGAGAAGCAACCTAACAGCCAAAAAATATCTATAAAGGAGTTGTCCTGGGATACACTTTGCACGAACCTCACTGTTTATGGTAGCAAGCGGCCTATTTGCTTTCTTTGACATCCGTCCCAAACTTGACTCCGAGGTTGTCCAATTAAACTGACTGCCGAGATGAAACAAAATGTACTTGTCAGGTATGTGATAAATTCGTGGTGAAGCATCGATCTTACTACTACTTTCCACATATACAGCCAACCAACCGCATTCGAAGTTGATATCAAACCACGATCCGAAAAGCATGAGCAGATTCTCAGGGCATGGGTTGATATTTGAGATGCAGAAAATGCAAATTAAAGTCGAAGGTCCTGAATAAATTTGATGAAAGTATGAACGTAGTGCAACAAGCACTTAATAAAAGCTTAAGCAAAACGCAAATTTTGGGCGCGTTAGCGGTTTTAGTATAATGAATTGTCTTTCCACAAACTACTTAAACTTAGATCACTCGGCTACTGCCAACAGGCCTTGCAGTATCTATGTTGGGCGCGGGATACATAGCCTCCAGTCAAACTTACTTTCTCGGCCAAGAGAATACTCGGACTCTGACTATCAATCACACAGTATCAATAGTAAACGTGGTCCTTGATTTGGATAAATTAAATAGATATTTACCATTGAATTCTcaggcgcatacattcaaatCTCAATAACATTAGCTCTGTGTATGCGTCTTCTCCAAGGACAAATAAATTAAAAAGGAAAACCATACACTGGGAATAGGAAGGTTCGCTCATCTCATTCCACCCGCCTCGAACTGGCCATATCATCAACCAAATACGGATACGTTGTGTCCCCTCTTCCAGTCCACCTTCCCTTCCCACTAGGTATACGAAACCCACTCAATTTATCATACCGCTTGAGCTTCGAATCTACACAGTCAtgagcttttttttttatttgtTTCAATTGTGTGCGTTCCCAACTTACTTTTAATCAACTTGACCGAAAAAGTGGGTCCTTCGGCCGTGGTACCCTTGGCTTTAAACGGTAACTGTTCGATCCCCCCAAACATGTATTTCTCGCAGAATAAATGTAGCCGTCGCCCCGCTGCGTCTTCGTCTGGACATGGTCGATTGAGGTACGCCTCGTATACGAAACTCTTGTCGAACTCTGAGAGCGGGTCCCAGTCTAAATGCTACACCGCCCAAAAAGAAAGTGTGACTAACGAGTGCATACACTGAAtcagagagagaaaaaagtGAGAAAACACACCTGGTCAATATTCCGATGCACCATTCCCGAAATGATCCTCAGCACACCCATGACAGTCAAATACTGCGCGTCTTCCACATCCTGCACCCAATCCCCCCCGCGCCCCCCAAACGGATGCCGGATCAAGAACCTCACAAAAGTCTGACCGGGCTGAAAAGCCGGGGCAGTCGTCAAATCGACCGGGCCGGGCTCGTCTGATCGGTCAAACGCGTGGCGCGGGTCGTATCGCAGGTCGAACACGAGGTCGGGCATGCGTGAGACCCCGAGGGTGGTTCGTGTTTGCAGTACCCTGTGAATCTCGATTTTCTGGTATGTTTTGGCCGGGGGGACGTTGGGGGATGAGGCTGAGCGACCGTGTTTGCCCATGGCGAGTGCGGGAGCGTCTAGTCCGTCCGGGTCTGAGATAATTATTGGATCCATGTTTTCAAGTTTCATTGTAATATACATGCCCACGAAATAAACCCAAAAAAGAAGGGGGGTTGTTGAGTACACATTATTCACACTATTATTGTATACAGGTAAATCCGGGGTGGGTCTCACCACGAAGACTCACCCACGTTAGTATGCGGATCGGTCACCCTGTAACCTCTTTCCCTCAGTCTTTGCGCATGGTGTGGAGGCTTGGGAGGTGGGGGCGGAGCGTAAGACCTTGAACGATGAAGTTCTGGGTAATTATAGCTATCGTCTGATTCgtcgtcttcatcttcatcttcttcgtcttcgcTTTCTTCGCTCGGAGAGTCGTCTGGAGAAGGCGGTCGATAGCCTCTGTGGGCAGACGCATCGACGTAGTGTCTTGGTCCTGGGGTACCCGGAAGAGGACCTAAGCGCTCGGACCCCTCAGAAGGGTGTCGAGTTTCATGAAGTGCACGAGGAAATTC from Rhizoctonia solani chromosome 16, complete sequence includes the following:
- a CDS encoding cytochrome P450 family protein; protein product: MAEDLLTKRSSIYSDRPQFHSTMGTSDRLLGWANNTAVISYGERWRTQRRMTHELLHKRASEELSPLIVKNSRMAGSSIIIAVYGYEATSSNDTLFETVSCAVDGFSRSIIASNFYVNLIPWMQYIPAWFPGAQWKRKALVWRWQTEQMLHVPYNWTREKMGTGSAPPSMLRHILSKYVKEPSKEEKETVLWAAGSLFAAGTDTTVSSTLILIVAMAMYPEVQTKAQAEVDSILCGNRFPEIEDQQSMPYVEAVIKEALRWRSVLPLGVPHAAIEDDVYKGYRIPKGAAIIANQRAMSFDERVYPTLNVSIQAGSWTPQPLKLRHLVSAVASGLFAFFDIRPKLDSEVVQLN